The following DNA comes from Novosphingobium sp. THN1.
GATCGGCTTGCCGACGCGGCCCCGCACGCCGTCGGAGGCCTTCGCCCACCAGTCCACAGTGTTGAGCAACTGGAACGATTTGTGCGTTGCCTGCCAGCTTGCGGCCCAGTCATCGCGATCGATCAGAGCAAGGAACGCCTCGGCTGAGCGCACTGCCGCCTGCTCGCTTACTGCAGTTGACACTACGGCGGGGGACGAGCTGAGAGATGTGGTTGCTGGCGCCTGTTCGGTGCTGGA
Coding sequences within:
- a CDS encoding DUF4019 domain-containing protein translates to MTISLALLALTALSSTEQAPATTSLSSSPAVVSTAVSEQAAVRSAEAFLALIDRDDWAASWQATHKSFQLLNTVDWWAKASDGVRGRVGKPITRRLERVDFTPAPPNGYWTVTFKARYAKAWEVTETLQMASEDGGWKVTGITAV